One window of Planctomycetia bacterium genomic DNA carries:
- a CDS encoding tetratricopeptide repeat protein gives MNKTLNLFLSACIGLIAHGCALDRTEKVSSAAGVSEQRAQLAEKATPAPPPKINAETHLAAARMLEKQGDLQGAIGQYERAIINEPRSAVAYSRLGICYQKLGRFSDADQILRQGIQAIPGSAMLCNNLGYSYLIQRRYADAEQQFRDALRIAPDFPRARMNLAISLGYVGNMKESLIEFSRVVPADIAHYNVAILQMDQGNYVAACDSFKEALAINPDCPGAAEQLSRARAFVMSQDQSGPKPSVFSGKRLAGSATEVEPSGP, from the coding sequence GTGAACAAGACGCTGAATCTCTTCCTGTCGGCTTGCATCGGACTGATCGCGCACGGATGCGCCCTCGATCGGACCGAAAAGGTTTCCTCGGCCGCCGGCGTCAGCGAGCAGCGAGCCCAACTCGCCGAGAAGGCCACGCCCGCGCCGCCGCCGAAGATCAACGCCGAGACCCATCTCGCCGCCGCACGGATGCTCGAAAAGCAGGGCGACCTGCAAGGGGCCATCGGTCAATACGAACGGGCGATCATCAATGAGCCTCGTTCGGCGGTGGCCTATAGCCGGCTCGGCATCTGCTATCAAAAACTCGGCCGCTTTTCCGATGCCGACCAGATCCTGCGGCAGGGCATTCAGGCCATTCCCGGATCGGCGATGCTTTGCAACAACCTCGGTTACAGCTACCTCATACAACGACGATACGCCGATGCCGAGCAGCAGTTCCGCGACGCCCTTCGCATCGCACCCGACTTTCCGCGGGCACGCATGAACCTGGCCATCTCGCTGGGCTACGTTGGAAACATGAAGGAAAGCCTTATTGAGTTCTCCCGCGTCGTCCCGGCCGACATCGCCCACTACAACGTCGCCATTCTGCAGATGGATCAGGGCAATTACGTCGCTGCCTGCGACTCCTTCAAGGAGGCCCTGGCCATCAATCCGGATTGCCCCGGCGCGGCGGAGCAGTTGAGTCGTGCCCGCGCGTTTGTCATGAGTCAGGATCAGTCAGGTCCCAAGCCCTCCGTGTTTTCGGGTAAGCGCCTGGCCGGCTCGGCCACCGAAGTGGAACCCAGTGGGCCGTGA
- the aceE gene encoding pyruvate dehydrogenase (acetyl-transferring), homodimeric type, translated as MSHANLPDNDPVETGEWLESLQAVVASQGPERAEFLLSELRDWATNKGIAAPFNANTPYVNTIHVSQQPPYPGDREIERRIKSYMRWNAMALVVRANRRSPGIGGHISTFASAATLLQVGLNHFFRANTPERTGDQIYFQGHSSPGIYARAYLEGRISTELMHNFRRELAEGGGLSSYPHPWLMPHFWEFPTVSMGLGPLTAIYQARFNRYLHDRGLADTDHCRVWAFLGDGEMDEPESMGALTLASREGLDNLCFVVNCNLQRLDGPVRGNGSIIQELEAAFRGAGWNVIKVIWGDDWDPLFAADTEALLPARMANVVDGQWQRYSISDGAYIREHFFGTDPRILKLVEHLSDKQLEKLRLGGHDPVKVYAAYKAAIDHKDQPTVILARTIKGYGLGEAGEGKNITHQQKKLNEVELAEFRDRFGIPISDKELRDAPFYRPPAGSPEEKYLLDRRAELGGFVPRRMVRAKPLQSPPDKLFEEFYKGSGGRPASTTMVYVRLLTRLLSDKQIGPLIVPIVPDESRTFGMDSLFQKHGIYAHAGQKYEPVDRGSLMYYREEQDGQLLQEGITEAGSMASFTAAGTAYVTHGINTVPFFTFYSMFGFQRVGDSIWAHGDMRGRGFLMGATSGRTTLAGEGLQHQDGNSQLIATLVPNCLAYDPAFGYEVAVLIKEGIRRMYEAQEDVFYYITIHNEPYEMPSMPDEAGISEGILKGMYLYRAAERKRNWPRVHLFGSGSILNEAIRAQQMLADRYKVAANVWSVTSYQQLRREALIVERWNRLHPTATPKKPFFVKQLESDPRPIIAASDYVKLVAEQVARWAPAEFVPMGTDGYGRSESREELRRFFEVDAESICVATLNTLALRGEIDASVVEAAVEEFGIDPERPDPARS; from the coding sequence ATGTCGCACGCCAATTTGCCGGACAACGACCCCGTAGAAACAGGGGAATGGCTGGAATCTCTCCAGGCAGTTGTTGCCTCACAGGGACCCGAACGTGCCGAATTCCTTCTGTCGGAGCTCAGAGACTGGGCCACCAACAAAGGCATTGCCGCTCCGTTCAATGCCAATACGCCCTATGTGAATACGATTCACGTCTCCCAGCAGCCCCCTTACCCTGGGGACCGGGAGATCGAGCGGCGGATCAAGAGCTACATGCGGTGGAACGCGATGGCGCTCGTGGTGCGAGCCAATCGACGGTCGCCGGGTATCGGCGGACATATCTCGACTTTCGCCAGTGCTGCAACCCTGCTGCAGGTCGGACTGAATCACTTTTTTCGTGCCAATACGCCGGAGCGAACGGGCGACCAGATTTACTTTCAGGGACACAGCTCGCCGGGTATTTATGCTCGCGCTTATCTGGAAGGGCGCATCTCGACGGAACTGATGCACAACTTTCGTCGGGAACTTGCCGAGGGCGGCGGGCTGTCGAGCTATCCGCATCCGTGGCTCATGCCGCACTTCTGGGAATTTCCCACCGTCTCGATGGGGCTCGGGCCGCTGACGGCGATCTATCAGGCGAGGTTCAACAGATACCTGCACGATCGAGGATTGGCGGATACCGATCATTGCCGGGTCTGGGCGTTTCTCGGCGACGGCGAGATGGATGAACCCGAAAGCATGGGGGCGCTGACGCTTGCTTCACGCGAAGGACTCGACAATCTGTGCTTCGTCGTGAACTGCAACCTCCAGCGACTCGACGGACCGGTTCGGGGAAACGGCAGCATCATTCAGGAATTGGAAGCCGCCTTTCGCGGCGCTGGCTGGAATGTCATCAAGGTCATCTGGGGCGACGACTGGGACCCACTCTTTGCGGCCGATACCGAGGCGCTTTTGCCGGCGAGGATGGCCAATGTCGTCGACGGTCAATGGCAGCGGTACAGTATTTCCGACGGCGCATACATTCGCGAGCACTTCTTCGGGACGGACCCGCGCATCCTGAAGCTCGTCGAACATCTGAGCGACAAGCAGCTTGAGAAGCTGAGGCTCGGCGGTCACGACCCGGTGAAGGTGTACGCGGCGTACAAAGCGGCGATCGACCACAAGGACCAGCCCACGGTCATTCTTGCCCGAACGATCAAGGGCTACGGCTTGGGCGAGGCGGGCGAAGGCAAGAACATCACGCACCAGCAGAAGAAGCTGAACGAGGTGGAGCTTGCCGAGTTTCGAGATCGGTTCGGCATTCCCATCTCTGACAAGGAGCTGCGCGACGCGCCCTTTTATCGCCCACCGGCGGGCAGCCCGGAAGAGAAGTATCTCCTTGACCGCCGGGCGGAACTGGGCGGGTTCGTCCCTCGGCGGATGGTTCGGGCCAAGCCATTGCAGTCGCCGCCTGACAAGTTGTTCGAGGAGTTCTACAAGGGCAGCGGAGGTCGCCCGGCGTCCACGACGATGGTGTACGTGCGTCTGCTCACGCGGCTCCTGAGTGATAAGCAGATCGGCCCGTTGATCGTTCCGATCGTGCCGGATGAGTCCAGGACGTTCGGCATGGACTCGTTGTTCCAGAAGCATGGCATCTACGCGCACGCGGGCCAGAAATACGAGCCGGTCGATCGCGGGTCGCTGATGTACTACCGCGAAGAGCAGGACGGCCAACTCCTGCAAGAGGGCATCACGGAAGCGGGTTCGATGGCGTCGTTCACCGCGGCGGGCACGGCCTACGTCACCCACGGCATCAACACAGTGCCGTTCTTCACGTTTTATTCGATGTTTGGTTTTCAGCGCGTGGGAGACAGCATCTGGGCGCATGGCGACATGCGCGGGCGCGGCTTTCTCATGGGGGCGACCAGCGGTCGTACGACGCTGGCCGGCGAGGGCTTGCAGCACCAGGACGGCAACAGTCAGTTGATAGCGACCCTTGTGCCGAACTGTCTTGCCTACGACCCGGCCTTTGGTTATGAGGTCGCGGTATTGATCAAGGAAGGCATCCGGCGGATGTACGAGGCGCAGGAGGACGTCTTCTATTACATCACCATTCACAATGAGCCGTACGAGATGCCATCCATGCCGGACGAGGCAGGGATTTCCGAGGGCATCCTCAAGGGTATGTACCTCTACCGGGCCGCCGAGCGCAAGCGCAACTGGCCGCGCGTGCACCTGTTCGGCAGCGGCTCGATACTGAATGAGGCAATTCGTGCTCAGCAGATGCTTGCCGACCGATACAAGGTCGCCGCCAACGTGTGGAGCGTGACCAGCTATCAGCAGCTTCGCCGCGAGGCACTCATTGTCGAGCGATGGAATCGCCTGCACCCGACGGCGACACCGAAGAAGCCGTTCTTCGTGAAGCAGCTCGAAAGCGACCCCCGTCCGATCATCGCGGCCAGCGACTATGTGAAACTGGTCGCGGAGCAGGTTGCAAGATGGGCACCGGCCGAGTTCGTTCCGATGGGCACGGACGGCTACGGTCGAAGCGAATCACGCGAGGAGCTGCGCCGCTTCTTCGAGGTCGATGCCGAGTCCATTTGCGTGGCGACGCTCAACACCCTTGCACTGCGCGGGGAGATCGACGCATCGGTCGTCGAGGCGGCGGTTGAGGAATTCGGGATTGACCCGGAGCGACCTGATCCTGCTCGGTCGTGA
- a CDS encoding alpha/beta hydrolase, producing MSNGSSESPPLFFRRYGDEGPLVFVLHGGPGAPGYMAPVARGIAAFARAVEPFQRRSGDQPLTVRTHILDLHHLISAICPTEPCIIVGHSWGAMLALACAAEFPESVSRLVLIGCGTFDPASRQRLKEIRAARMTPAVLERQARLLKRFPKPDERLRAMGSLNQRIDSVRLIPHRDETAAFDARGHEETWGDMLRLQAESIYPAAFATIRAPVLMIHGADDPHPGKMIRDNLAPHLPQLEYHELTQCGHYPWLEEFARGRFFLILQDWLALAP from the coding sequence ATGTCGAACGGTTCGTCTGAGTCCCCGCCGCTCTTTTTCCGCAGATACGGCGACGAGGGACCTCTGGTCTTCGTCCTCCACGGCGGCCCCGGTGCACCCGGCTACATGGCGCCCGTCGCGCGAGGGATTGCCGCCTTCGCCCGCGCGGTCGAGCCGTTCCAGCGGCGCAGCGGCGACCAACCGCTCACCGTCCGTACGCACATTCTCGACCTGCATCATCTGATTTCTGCCATATGCCCCACAGAGCCGTGCATCATCGTCGGCCACTCCTGGGGCGCGATGCTCGCTCTGGCCTGCGCTGCGGAGTTCCCCGAGAGCGTGAGCCGACTGGTGCTCATCGGTTGCGGCACCTTCGATCCGGCGTCGCGCCAGCGTCTCAAGGAAATTCGAGCGGCGCGCATGACGCCCGCGGTCCTCGAGCGCCAGGCAAGGCTCCTGAAACGATTCCCCAAGCCCGATGAACGCCTTCGCGCCATGGGCAGTCTCAACCAGCGGATTGACTCAGTCCGGCTGATTCCGCACCGCGACGAGACCGCTGCCTTTGACGCCCGCGGCCACGAGGAAACCTGGGGCGACATGCTTCGGCTGCAGGCCGAGAGTATCTATCCCGCCGCCTTCGCGACAATCCGCGCGCCCGTGCTGATGATTCACGGCGCGGACGATCCCCATCCGGGAAAAATGATCCGCGACAATCTCGCGCCGCACCTGCCGCAACTCGAGTATCACGAACTGACCCAATGCGGCCACTACCCGTGGCTCGAAGAGTTCGCACGAGGCCGGTTCTTTTTGATACTACAAGATTGGTTGGCTCTTGCGCCCTAG
- the dprA gene encoding DNA-protecting protein DprA — MTLRPIASEAARKHLRLSMCPEVGPIRFANLLRELGGIDAVLGASVQKLQSVSKVGPKVAQGIASLRDRVDVDAEVLLAERHNVRIVCLEDDDYPLPLRRIYDPPICLYVKGTLDRRDAIAFGIVGSRACSRYGAEQAERFGALAAGAGMTVVSGMARGVDFHAHSGALAAGGRTLAVLGCGLCHVYPPDSVELAQRIVESGAMISELPMSVAPDAKNFPPRNRIIAGLSMGVLVVEAARRSGALITARLATEYDREVFALSGRVDTPQAEGCLELVKKGEAKLITQFGDVLEELGAVGASLREAASPQLAQTLFDNGHEMSPSPAGVLQLDEAEQAVLNCLNQESMGIEKICEWSGMIPSRVAVALTGLQLKGAVRRLPSEHFNATGKV, encoded by the coding sequence ATGACATTGCGCCCGATCGCCAGCGAGGCGGCCCGCAAGCATCTTCGGCTTTCGATGTGTCCCGAAGTCGGGCCCATTCGTTTTGCAAACCTCCTGCGCGAGCTGGGCGGAATCGACGCCGTTCTGGGGGCCAGCGTCCAGAAGCTTCAATCTGTCTCAAAGGTCGGCCCCAAGGTCGCCCAGGGAATCGCCTCCCTGCGCGACCGGGTGGATGTCGACGCGGAAGTCCTGTTGGCCGAGCGTCACAACGTGCGCATCGTCTGCCTGGAGGATGACGATTACCCGCTGCCGCTGCGCCGCATTTACGACCCGCCGATCTGCCTCTATGTCAAAGGCACGCTGGATCGTCGCGATGCGATTGCCTTCGGGATCGTCGGCTCCAGGGCCTGCTCGCGCTACGGCGCCGAACAGGCCGAGCGTTTCGGCGCTCTCGCGGCCGGCGCTGGAATGACCGTCGTCTCGGGAATGGCGCGCGGGGTCGATTTTCATGCCCACTCCGGCGCGCTGGCCGCCGGCGGAAGGACTCTCGCCGTCCTGGGTTGCGGGCTGTGCCACGTGTACCCGCCTGATTCTGTCGAGTTGGCGCAGCGCATCGTGGAATCGGGCGCCATGATCTCCGAACTGCCGATGAGCGTCGCGCCCGATGCCAAGAATTTCCCGCCGCGCAACCGCATCATCGCCGGGCTCTCGATGGGGGTGCTGGTCGTCGAGGCGGCCCGGCGTAGCGGCGCGCTCATCACCGCCCGCCTGGCGACCGAATACGACCGCGAAGTGTTCGCCCTGTCCGGCCGCGTCGATACGCCGCAGGCCGAGGGGTGTTTGGAGCTGGTGAAGAAAGGCGAGGCCAAGCTGATCACTCAATTCGGCGACGTGCTGGAAGAGCTCGGCGCAGTGGGCGCCTCACTTCGCGAGGCCGCGTCGCCGCAACTTGCCCAGACATTGTTCGACAACGGACATGAAATGTCGCCTTCCCCCGCCGGCGTCCTTCAACTCGACGAGGCCGAGCAGGCTGTCCTGAACTGCCTCAACCAGGAATCGATGGGCATCGAAAAAATCTGCGAATGGTCCGGAATGATTCCGTCGCGCGTGGCCGTCGCATTGACCGGTCTGCAATTGAAGGGGGCCGTGCGCAGGCTTCCCAGCGAACACTTTAATGCGACAGGAAAGGTCTGA
- a CDS encoding DUF2203 domain-containing protein has translation MEVYEAPRSQSRAERGDRRRVFTLEHANRTLPLVKRIVADMVKQFKLVCSLEDRCHMRRPRVTQEEHQAIRKRYEVELDNLRDLCEELAAVGCELKDWRRGLIDFLSMRDGRQIELCWQLGEDKIEHWHEVGAGFAGRQPLDVDFNQEAVTQS, from the coding sequence ATGGAAGTATATGAGGCACCCAGATCGCAGAGCCGCGCTGAGCGTGGCGATCGACGCCGCGTCTTCACGCTGGAGCACGCCAATCGGACGCTTCCACTCGTCAAGCGAATCGTCGCTGACATGGTCAAGCAGTTCAAGCTCGTCTGTTCACTGGAAGATCGCTGCCACATGCGCCGCCCGCGCGTCACTCAGGAAGAACATCAGGCGATCCGCAAGCGCTACGAAGTGGAACTCGACAACCTCCGCGATCTTTGCGAGGAACTCGCCGCAGTCGGTTGCGAGCTGAAGGACTGGCGGCGCGGCCTGATCGACTTCCTCTCCATGAGGGACGGTCGCCAGATCGAGCTCTGCTGGCAGCTTGGCGAAGACAAGATCGAGCACTGGCACGAAGTTGGGGCCGGCTTCGCCGGTCGTCAGCCGCTCGACGTCGATTTCAATCAGGAAGCCGTGACCCAGTCCTGA
- a CDS encoding S8 family serine peptidase, translating to MGNRSKGWNLLLGAACIHCAACMLAPAAASAQAPAVPPGKLIFRTETVDLSQIPSLLHARARFDPAVPYVIQLDGPMTPARREVLSAAGVKLHQYLPVHAYIADLGAADATALVDASFVTWVGVFQDAWKISPTIGKSEFVTKERRDLDARGRRLLVVHPFKDAGNERIIAEAARLGGKTLRLPSRDGSRRLGIELDKRRMEPFLKSKDILFVDEAPEAQPRNASTSWIVQSNIANVRTLWDMGLHGENQIAGIVDWDLRADHCSFDDPANPIGPMHRKLLAYYGMGINPGYGAHGTHVGCTFAGKEVAELNPDLKGLAYEAKIVFQHYSGVAVGGVFNAYNRFTIAHNDGARVHNNSWGNNDYFYNQWAHDIDAFTWDNEDDLVLVAVINSGIVKAPENAKNCLSVAAGKDSPNQNQKCMGGAGPTADGRQKPEVFAPGCGSRSADVNTVCGNDDTGSSGGTSYATPAVSAMGLLTRQYFMDGFYPTGVPDLAHAFTPSGALLKAMVINAAADMSGIAGYFNATEGWGLIKMDDVIYFAGDARKTLIEDIRNTSGLSTGETKSHYVVVGPTVTQLKVTLVWTDAPAAVMAGLTPINNLNLSVHSPSAAVYLGNVFSGAESMTGGSSDSVNNSEQVHLAAPEAGVWRIDVAGTAVNQDTQGYALVVTGDVDCIKGDVNGDGILDGLDVQEFVQILLGGGPFFPKCAADMNYSGAPDIMDVDGFVSVLLGA from the coding sequence ATGGGTAATCGGTCCAAGGGCTGGAATCTCCTGCTCGGTGCAGCGTGCATTCATTGCGCCGCGTGCATGCTCGCGCCCGCCGCGGCAAGCGCGCAGGCACCCGCAGTCCCGCCCGGCAAGTTGATATTCCGGACGGAGACCGTCGACCTGTCTCAGATTCCCTCCCTACTCCACGCCAGGGCGCGCTTCGACCCGGCGGTTCCCTACGTCATTCAACTCGACGGCCCGATGACGCCGGCCCGGCGCGAAGTGCTCTCGGCCGCCGGCGTGAAGCTCCACCAGTATCTTCCGGTCCACGCCTATATCGCAGACCTCGGCGCCGCCGATGCGACCGCGCTGGTCGATGCCAGCTTCGTCACCTGGGTCGGCGTTTTTCAGGATGCCTGGAAAATCAGCCCCACCATCGGCAAGTCTGAATTCGTCACCAAAGAGCGACGCGATCTCGACGCCCGTGGCCGCCGTTTGCTCGTCGTGCATCCCTTTAAGGATGCCGGGAACGAACGGATTATCGCCGAGGCCGCTAGATTGGGCGGCAAGACACTGCGCCTTCCGTCGCGCGACGGTTCTCGTCGCCTCGGCATCGAACTCGACAAACGCCGCATGGAGCCCTTCCTGAAATCAAAGGACATCCTCTTCGTCGATGAGGCCCCCGAGGCACAGCCGCGAAACGCCTCGACTTCCTGGATCGTCCAAAGCAACATCGCCAATGTCCGCACCCTGTGGGACATGGGCCTCCACGGTGAAAACCAGATCGCCGGGATCGTCGACTGGGATCTGCGGGCCGATCATTGCTCGTTTGATGATCCCGCGAATCCCATCGGGCCCATGCATCGCAAGCTCCTTGCCTATTACGGTATGGGCATCAATCCGGGCTACGGCGCTCACGGCACCCACGTCGGGTGTACCTTCGCGGGCAAGGAAGTCGCCGAGTTGAATCCCGACCTCAAGGGCCTGGCCTACGAAGCCAAGATCGTGTTTCAACATTACAGCGGCGTTGCGGTCGGCGGTGTTTTCAACGCCTACAACCGATTCACCATCGCCCACAACGACGGCGCCCGCGTCCACAACAACAGTTGGGGCAATAACGACTACTTTTACAATCAGTGGGCCCACGACATCGACGCCTTCACGTGGGACAACGAAGACGACCTGGTCCTCGTCGCCGTCATCAACAGCGGCATCGTCAAAGCGCCTGAAAACGCAAAGAACTGTCTCTCCGTCGCCGCCGGCAAAGATTCCCCCAACCAGAACCAGAAATGCATGGGCGGCGCCGGTCCGACCGCGGATGGTCGGCAAAAGCCCGAGGTCTTCGCCCCCGGTTGCGGCTCGCGCTCGGCCGACGTGAATACAGTTTGCGGCAACGACGACACCGGTAGTAGCGGCGGAACGTCCTACGCCACGCCTGCCGTCTCCGCGATGGGCTTGCTTACCCGCCAATACTTCATGGATGGCTTCTATCCCACCGGTGTCCCCGACCTCGCTCATGCCTTCACCCCCAGCGGCGCATTACTCAAGGCCATGGTGATCAACGCCGCGGCGGACATGTCCGGCATCGCCGGCTACTTCAACGCCACGGAGGGTTGGGGTCTCATCAAGATGGACGATGTGATCTACTTCGCCGGTGACGCCCGCAAGACCTTGATCGAAGACATTCGAAACACCTCCGGCCTTTCCACCGGCGAGACCAAGTCGCACTACGTCGTCGTCGGTCCCACCGTGACTCAGCTAAAAGTCACGCTCGTCTGGACCGACGCCCCCGCAGCCGTCATGGCCGGGCTGACACCCATCAACAACTTGAACTTGTCCGTCCATTCCCCGTCGGCCGCTGTTTATCTCGGAAACGTCTTCAGTGGAGCGGAGTCCATGACCGGCGGCTCCTCGGATTCGGTCAATAATTCCGAACAGGTTCACCTCGCCGCGCCCGAAGCCGGCGTATGGCGAATCGATGTCGCCGGAACCGCAGTCAATCAGGACACACAGGGATACGCCCTGGTCGTAACGGGCGACGTGGATTGCATCAAAGGCGACGTGAACGGAGACGGAATCCTCGACGGACTCGACGTTCAGGAATTCGTACAAATTCTGTTAGGGGGCGGACCATTTTTCCCGAAGTGCGCCGCGGACATGAATTACTCCGGCGCACCTGATATCATGGATGTGGACGGATTCGTATCCGTCTTGCTCGGCGCCTGA
- a CDS encoding hemerythrin domain-containing protein, with protein sequence MDATRCLREEHQLILKVLDSFEPALASARESQIVDRSVFGHYIEFFRGFADLCHHGKEEEKLFPCLQRCGMPGDCGPIAVMLEEHRQGRLHVRSMADCLGPAEKGEAAAIDAFLRHGFAFLDLLRNHIGKEDQVLFQIADEIIQGESLSHLTSSYRDVEQNRDYEQTYRMCRAIADRLVSESPDADDSAR encoded by the coding sequence ATGGACGCAACTCGATGCCTTCGAGAGGAGCACCAACTAATCCTCAAAGTGCTGGACAGTTTCGAACCGGCCCTCGCCTCCGCCCGCGAATCACAAATCGTTGACCGATCGGTTTTTGGGCACTACATCGAGTTTTTCCGGGGTTTCGCGGATCTTTGCCACCATGGCAAGGAGGAAGAAAAACTCTTCCCCTGCCTCCAGCGCTGCGGAATGCCCGGCGATTGTGGACCCATTGCGGTCATGCTTGAAGAGCACCGGCAAGGTCGCCTTCACGTCCGCTCGATGGCCGACTGTCTGGGGCCGGCCGAAAAGGGAGAGGCCGCGGCGATCGATGCTTTCCTGCGGCACGGCTTTGCTTTTCTCGATCTACTTCGAAACCACATCGGCAAAGAGGACCAAGTCCTCTTCCAAATCGCGGATGAGATCATTCAGGGAGAATCGCTTTCGCACTTGACGAGTTCCTATCGCGACGTGGAGCAAAATCGCGACTATGAACAAACCTACCGGATGTGTCGCGCCATCGCGGATCGGCTGGTTTCCGAATCACCTGATGCCGATGATTCGGCTCGCTAA
- a CDS encoding tryptophan 7-halogenase: MARESVLSRPIDVAVIGGGPAGAALSVFLERAGYHCLVFESGQFPRYHIGESLIPHTYGVLDRLGLLPKLRASDYPEKYSVRFVSPDGTESTPFYFSETIEGERSRTWQVERSSFDRLCLDHARDNGADVRMGTTVERVLFEGDRAVGVRAQPADGRPYDVAARVLVDASGRSTVIGAQLGLKGPVPGLRKAAVWSYYKGGKRLSGIDSGETTIFMIRRRGWFWYIPLPNDVVSTGVVADPDELFSNEQETEAIYEREVNACAPLLERLKSAKRCAKVYGGPGELAYFNRRTSGCGWVAIGDARAFLDPIYSSGLFLALASAELAADAIRQALEADDVSAARLGAFEPQLMAGVDVVRRLIYAFYDPTFSFGEFVKRFPGQRRALIDCLVGDVLKDLNAFKAALAQMTPPPPALSGVSET; encoded by the coding sequence ATGGCCCGCGAATCCGTCTTAAGCCGACCGATCGACGTAGCCGTCATCGGCGGGGGTCCCGCCGGCGCGGCATTGTCTGTGTTCCTGGAGCGCGCGGGGTATCATTGCCTGGTGTTCGAATCAGGGCAGTTCCCGCGATATCACATTGGCGAATCTTTGATCCCTCATACCTACGGAGTATTGGATCGTCTGGGTCTGCTGCCGAAACTGCGGGCGTCCGATTATCCGGAAAAGTACAGTGTGCGTTTCGTTTCGCCCGATGGCACGGAGTCGACGCCGTTTTATTTCTCGGAAACCATCGAGGGCGAGCGGAGTCGGACCTGGCAAGTCGAGCGATCTTCGTTCGATCGGCTCTGTCTCGATCACGCGCGGGATAACGGCGCGGACGTTCGTATGGGAACGACCGTGGAACGAGTACTGTTCGAGGGCGATCGGGCGGTAGGCGTCCGCGCGCAGCCCGCCGATGGCAGGCCGTACGATGTGGCCGCACGCGTGCTGGTGGATGCCTCCGGCCGCTCCACGGTGATAGGAGCACAACTGGGTCTCAAAGGTCCTGTGCCGGGTCTGAGAAAGGCCGCGGTCTGGTCGTATTACAAGGGCGGCAAGCGCCTCAGCGGAATCGACTCCGGCGAAACCACCATCTTCATGATCCGCCGCCGAGGATGGTTCTGGTACATCCCCTTGCCCAACGACGTAGTCAGCACGGGCGTCGTCGCCGACCCGGACGAGCTTTTTTCGAATGAACAGGAAACCGAAGCCATTTACGAGCGGGAAGTCAATGCCTGCGCGCCCCTGTTGGAGCGTCTCAAGTCGGCAAAGCGCTGCGCGAAGGTGTACGGCGGCCCTGGAGAGCTGGCGTACTTCAATCGCCGGACATCCGGTTGCGGTTGGGTCGCGATTGGTGACGCGCGGGCTTTTCTGGACCCCATCTATTCCTCGGGACTGTTTCTCGCTCTGGCTTCGGCGGAGCTGGCGGCCGACGCCATTCGCCAGGCCCTCGAAGCAGACGACGTTAGCGCCGCGCGGCTCGGCGCATTCGAGCCGCAATTGATGGCGGGAGTAGACGTCGTCCGGCGCCTGATCTACGCCTTCTACGACCCGACTTTCAGTTTCGGCGAGTTCGTAAAGCGCTTCCCCGGGCAACGACGCGCCCTTATCGACTGCCTCGTGGGCGATGTCTTGAAAGACTTGAACGCCTTCAAGGCGGCGCTGGCCCAGATGACGCCGCCGCCCCCCGCTCTGTCAGGCGTCAGCGAGACGTAG
- a CDS encoding 2-hydroxyglutaryl-CoA dehydratase codes for MMQHIAGVDLGSGATKTVIIDEAGRFRGIGLARTQADFDAVARRSINAACEQAGIQPDQLDYVASTGLGRYSFDGRDIQITDLTCGAHGAHALFPEARFVLDMGAQCTRAIALRANGKVKLFRTNEKCAAGSGGFLERVARYLEVKIEELGSVSMQAEHPQPISSVCAVLAESEIINHVSEGRTVPDIVRGAHDSLAERAMSQLKMVGFDGPVVFIGGVALQEGMVEACRKKFAHPVLVPEHSSHVAAYGAALLGLSRLRKRSATTAPLATDLVV; via the coding sequence ATGATGCAACATATCGCGGGAGTTGATCTCGGCAGCGGCGCGACCAAGACGGTCATCATCGACGAAGCAGGGCGTTTTCGCGGCATCGGACTTGCCCGCACGCAGGCCGATTTCGACGCGGTCGCTCGGCGATCGATCAACGCTGCGTGCGAACAGGCCGGCATACAACCCGATCAGCTTGACTACGTTGCCTCAACGGGTCTGGGACGGTACAGCTTTGACGGTCGCGATATCCAGATCACCGACCTGACCTGCGGTGCACACGGAGCGCATGCGCTCTTCCCGGAAGCCCGCTTTGTCTTGGATATGGGAGCCCAGTGCACCCGCGCCATCGCCTTGCGCGCCAACGGAAAAGTCAAGCTTTTCCGCACGAACGAGAAATGCGCCGCGGGCAGCGGGGGATTCTTGGAGCGCGTCGCGCGCTACTTGGAAGTCAAGATCGAGGAGTTGGGAAGCGTCTCTATGCAAGCCGAGCATCCGCAGCCGATCAGCAGCGTTTGCGCTGTCCTGGCCGAGTCGGAGATTATCAACCACGTCTCCGAAGGCCGGACCGTTCCGGACATTGTCCGCGGGGCTCACGATTCGCTTGCCGAACGGGCGATGAGCCAGCTCAAGATGGTGGGATTCGACGGCCCCGTCGTCTTTATTGGCGGCGTGGCATTGCAAGAGGGAATGGTCGAGGCGTGTCGCAAGAAGTTCGCGCATCCCGTCCTCGTACCCGAGCATTCGTCCCACGTCGCAGCCTACGGAGCCGCCCTGTTAGGCCTCAGTCGGCTCCGTAAACGCTCCGCAACCACGGCTCCCCTCGCCACAGACCTGGTGGTTTGA